The Mycolicibacterium flavescens genomic interval GATCGGCTTCTACGCCTTCCGCCAGACCAGCGATCTCGACGACTACATGCTCGGTGGACGCAGGCTCACCCCGACCGTCGCCGCCCTGTCGGCGGGCGCGTCCGACATGTCCGGATGGCTGCTTCTCGGGGTCCCCGGCGCGATCTATGCGTCGGGTCTGCTCGAGTCGTGGATTGTTATCGGGCTGGTGATCGGCGCCTGGCTCAATTGGAAATTCGTCGCCCCGCGACTGCGGGCCTACACCGAGATCGCCAACAACTCGATCACCGTGCCGAGCTTCTTCGAGAACCGGCTGCGTGACAAGTCGCATGTCCTGCGAATCTCGGCAGGCACGATCATCCTGGTCTTCTTCACGTTCTACGTGTCGTCCGGCATGGTCGCGGGCGGCGTGTTCTTCGAGTCGTCGTTCGACTCGTCGTATCTGACGGGCATGCTGCTGGTCGCCGGAGTCACCCTGTGCTACACGCTATTCGGCGGTTTCCTGGGCGCCTCGCTCACCGACGTCGCGCAGGGGCTGCTGATGTTGGCGGCCCTCGTAACGGTCCCCGTAGCCGCAATACTTGCCGCCGGCGGGCCCGGCGAGATGGTCGACCTGGTTCAGGCCGCCGACGCCGTCCACAACGCCGGTAATCCCGGTGACGAAATCCACCGCACGTCACTGTTCTTCGGCGGAAGTTTCCTCGCCATCGTGTCGGCGGCGGCCTGGGGACTCGGCTACTTCGGACAACCGCACATCATCGTCCGGTTCATGGCGATGCGCTCGTCGGCCGACGCGAGGGCCGGTCGTCGCATCGGCATCAGCTGGATGATCCTCACGTCCGCGGGGGCGATCACCACCGGCTTCGCCGGCCTGGCGTACTTCTTCAAAGAAGGCGTGACGTTGGACAATCCGGAGACCGTGTTTCTCCGCCTCGCGCAGGTGATGTTCCACCCCTTCGTCGCCGGGATCGTGCTCGCCGCGGTGCTGGCGGCCATCATGTCGACGATCTCCTCTCAGCTCATCGTGTGCTCGTCGGCGCTGGTCGAAGACATCTATCGAGCGTTCGGCAAGGAGGCGAGTCCGACGAGGCTGGTCCTTTATGGCCGGCTCGGGGTGTTGACCGTCGCCGTGGTGGCGGTCCTGTTGGCGCTCAACCCGGATGGGACGATTCTCGACCTCGTCGGATTCGCATGGGCGGG includes:
- the putP gene encoding Sodium/proline symporter, which encodes MLAIGLYFAMMLAIGFYAFRQTSDLDDYMLGGRRLTPTVAALSAGASDMSGWLLLGVPGAIYASGLLESWIVIGLVIGAWLNWKFVAPRLRAYTEIANNSITVPSFFENRLRDKSHVLRISAGTIILVFFTFYVSSGMVAGGVFFESSFDSSYLTGMLLVAGVTLCYTLFGGFLGASLTDVAQGLLMLAALVTVPVAAILAAGGPGEMVDLVQAADAVHNAGNPGDEIHRTSLFFGGSFLAIVSAAAWGLGYFGQPHIIVRFMAMRSSADARAGRRIGISWMILTSAGAITTGFAGLAYFFKEGVTLDNPETVFLRLAQVMFHPFVAGIVLAAVLAAIMSTISSQLIVCSSALVEDIYRAFGKEASPTRLVLYGRLGVLTVAVVAVLLALNPDGTILDLVGFAWAGFGAAFGPLIILSLFWRKLTSPGAIAGMIAGAVVVGVWGQTEALSSAMYEIVPGFVACFAVAVAVSLMTAREDDEIQREFSEMAAG